A window of Desulfobacterales bacterium genomic DNA:
ATCGGTCAGAATGTAGCGAATGCCCGTCTTGAAATTTTCAGGAAACTGCCTAAACGGTTCCATTAAGATCTCTTTGTCCCGATTTTTTCACGCCGGCAGCAGGGAGTTTCCGTCAACACGGAAACCAACATCAATTTAGGTTGCAGCCCGCAATTTTTTATTGAGAAATCAATTAAATAATAGTATTGTCAAGTAATTTTTCAGCTAATTACAACGCTCTGAACAGATTAGTCAAGCTTGAACTTGACCCCCTGAACACTGGGACCCCTTTATGACAATTTGTCAACAGATAAACGCCACACCAACTCGGCCTAAATCAATAGTTAATTCGGAAATACTATGACCTATGATGTCGCCATCATCGGAGGCGGGATAACCGGTTGCGCCATCGCGCGTGAACTTTCCCGCTATCGACTACGCATCGTCATAATTGAAAAACACGCTGAAGTCGGCTTCGGTTCTTCAAAGACCAACAGCGGCATCATCCATGCCGGACACCATAGTTCACCCTCCACGCTAAAAGGCAAGCTGGTTGTTCGCGGCAATGAAATGTTTGACACCCTGTGCAAGGAGCTAAATTTTGGGTTTCGGCGAATCGGTGAACTGGTTGTGGCCGGCGCCGAAGCGGAAATTCCGGAATTAGAACGATTGAAAAAACAGGGAGAAGCAAAAGGGGTTAAAGGGTTGGAAATATGGCCCCGGGAAAGGCTCCAGGCCGAGGAACCCAACCTTTCCCATACACTAACTGCTGCGCTGTTTGCGCCTTCGGCAGGTGTGGTCAATCCCTACGAACTAACCTTTGCGCTGTGCGAAAATGCCGTTCATAACGGTGTTGAACTGAAAGTAAACAGTCCGGTTGAGAAGATTTCCATTGAAAACAACGGACTCGTTCTCCATACCCCCCAGGAACACGTCAAATCCCGCTTTGTGGTGAACTGTGCCGGTGTTTTTGCGGATAAGATCGCTGAAATGGTCGGTTTAAAAGATTTCACCATCAAACCCCGCAAAGGTGAAGAATACCTGCTGGACAAACGACTCAAGGGGCTTGTCCGCAGACTCATAT
This region includes:
- a CDS encoding NAD(P)/FAD-dependent oxidoreductase; the protein is MTYDVAIIGGGITGCAIARELSRYRLRIVIIEKHAEVGFGSSKTNSGIIHAGHHSSPSTLKGKLVVRGNEMFDTLCKELNFGFRRIGELVVAGAEAEIPELERLKKQGEAKGVKGLEIWPRERLQAEEPNLSHTLTAALFAPSAGVVNPYELTFALCENAVHNGVELKVNSPVEKISIENNGLVLHTPQEHVKSRFVVNCAGVFADKIAEMVGLKDFTIKPRKGEEYLLDKRLKGLVRRLIFPIPSENTKGILIIPTFDGTIMVGPTAEDIEDRYDVSTTYPGSDQVFGFISRICPAINERDTITEFAGLRAVSNTNDFIIGPTRIKGFINVGGIQSPGLTSAPSIAEYVRDILMNEGLVCREKEDFKPQLPGPPRFSTLSDAQQLDLVEKNPLFGRVVCRCELVTEAEVQIAIDHGARTLDGIKFRSRTGMGRCQGGFCTTRCMDILAKRLEQELQKVTKRGGDSWIVKKMDN